A window of the Ipomoea triloba cultivar NCNSP0323 chromosome 14, ASM357664v1 genome harbors these coding sequences:
- the LOC116005109 gene encoding transcription factor BIM2, with product MKTVKSHEEEEEEEELGSRKDATNSNSNTSRDGKNSDKANAIRSKHSVTEQRRRSKINERFQILRDLIPNTDQKRDTASFLLEVIQYVQFLQEKVQKYEGSYQAWSSEPTKLMPWRNSHWRMQSFVGSPQIVKNGTGSGPTYAGRLDENPVTVPSAMQPIQQNPVESHPSTDSAFNAVDPHNELAIKAVTTPMTLQPSLPAAVQNEGSYSHTTPRPASDAQSNECPNRIEALSHHEESTIEGGTISISSVYSQGLLNSLAQALQSTGVDLSQATISVQINLGKRANRGLNSSDTNEKPAPSVCPAVGHFRDTSTDDDLDQAQKRLRI from the exons ATGAAAACTGTGAAGAGCCatgaggaggaagaggaggaggaggagctcgGTTCCAGAAAAGATGCTACGAATTCCAATAGTAATACTTCCAGAG ATGGAAAGAATAGTGATAAGGCTAATGCAATAAGGTCTAAGCATTCAGTAACGGAGCAGCGTAGGAGGAGTAAGATCAATGAGAG ATTTCAGATATTAAGAGATCTGATACCTAACACAGATCAAAAGCGAGATACTGCATCATTTCTGCTGGAG GTTATTCAGTATGTACAGTTTTTACAGGAGAAGGTACAAAAGTATGAAGGGTCATATCAAGCTTGGAGTTCTGAGCCAACCAAACTAATGCCATGG AGAAACAGTCATTGGCGAATGCAGAGTTTTGTTGGATCCCCACAAATTGTAAAGAATGGTACTGGTTCAGGACCGACATATGCTGGGAGGCTTGATGAAAATCCTGTCACAGTCCCTTCAGCCATGCAACCAATTCAGCAGAATCCAGTTGAATCTCATCCTAGCACTGATTCTGCCTTCAATGCGGTGGATCCACATAATGAGCTTGCTATTAAGGCGGTTACAACTCCCATGACTCTGCAGCCAAGTCTGCCTGCCGCTGTCCAAAACGAAGGTTCTTACTCCCACACCACACCTAGGCCTGCTTCTGATGCTCAATCAAATGAATGCCCGAACAGAATAGAAGCTCTGAGTCATCATGAGGAGTCGACTATAGAGGGTGGCACAATTAGCATTTCAAGTGTTTATTCCCAGGG GCTACTAAATTCATTGGCACAAGCATTGCAAAGTACCGGTGTAGACCTTTCACAGGCCACCATCTCTGTGCAGATAAATCTTGGAAAACGGGCAAATAGAGGATTAAACTCATCG GATACTAATGAGAAACCGGCACCATCTGTTTGCCCAGCGGTGGGACATTTTAGGGACACAAGCACTGATGATGACTTGGACCAAGCTCAGAAAAGGCTGAGGATTTAG